A genomic stretch from Erysipelothrix sp. HDW6C includes:
- a CDS encoding beta-methylgalactoside transporter, giving the protein MTTKLFKKEKKFDIQEFLTNYSMYIVVAVMILFTGFTQDNFFTIGNMSNILANTSVRFIIALGVSGTLIIRGTDLSAGRIVGLSALISGTLVQKPDFVGKFFPGLMDMPLIVPLLIVIGVCAILGLLNGIIVAYLNVPPFLATLGTQIMIYGLNMLYSQNKPIGTFKDSYVQIGQGKIGNFLPYLTIIAIIIGILMWILYTKTKYGKNMYAIGGNEHAAEVSGVNVSQSKLKIFMLAGALYGLAGFLLSAKTGSVGPSAGQGYELEAIASATIGGVSTAGGQGSVPGILLGVFVFELLKVCLSYLGVSPDMTNVIQGLVIVIAVALDIRKTTRKK; this is encoded by the coding sequence ATGACTACAAAACTATTTAAAAAAGAAAAGAAATTCGATATTCAAGAATTCTTAACAAACTATTCGATGTATATTGTCGTTGCTGTGATGATTCTGTTTACAGGTTTCACCCAAGACAACTTCTTTACAATCGGGAATATGTCTAATATTCTTGCGAATACATCCGTGCGTTTCATTATTGCTTTAGGGGTATCAGGGACACTGATTATACGAGGGACTGATTTGTCTGCAGGACGTATCGTCGGTTTATCGGCGCTGATTTCCGGAACTCTTGTACAGAAACCTGATTTTGTAGGAAAGTTCTTTCCAGGATTGATGGATATGCCACTTATTGTTCCGTTGTTAATCGTTATCGGTGTCTGTGCGATTCTGGGGTTGCTAAATGGGATCATCGTTGCGTATCTTAATGTACCACCTTTCCTTGCAACATTAGGTACACAGATTATGATTTACGGTTTAAACATGCTCTACAGCCAAAACAAACCAATTGGGACATTCAAGGATTCGTATGTGCAAATTGGCCAAGGTAAAATCGGTAACTTCTTGCCATATCTCACAATCATCGCAATTATTATTGGAATCCTTATGTGGATTCTTTATACGAAGACAAAGTATGGAAAAAACATGTACGCAATTGGTGGAAACGAACATGCTGCCGAAGTATCAGGGGTTAACGTATCACAGTCAAAACTAAAAATTTTCATGCTTGCAGGAGCTTTATATGGGCTTGCTGGATTCTTACTATCTGCTAAAACGGGTTCGGTTGGGCCATCAGCAGGACAAGGATATGAACTGGAGGCTATTGCTTCAGCGACGATTGGTGGTGTATCAACTGCTGGGGGGCAAGGAAGTGTTCCCGGAATTCTCTTAGGGGTATTTGTATTTGAACTGTTAAAAGTGTGTCTCTCATATCTTGGTGTTTCACCAGATATGACCAACGTAATTCAAGGACTTGTCATCGTGATTGCCGTTGCTCTTGATATTCGTAAGACAACGAGAAAGAAATAA
- a CDS encoding galactokinase: MKYADLNAAFETVFESQPSATYFAPGRINLIGEHIDYNGGHVFPCAITFGTYALIRKRDDQICNFYSMNFESLGVISVSLDAISYDETDDWVNYPKGVIKMLADTGHPIESGFDVLYYGNIPNGAGLSSSASLEVLTATFINEMYQLGVSRLDTIKLSQRAENEFVGVNSGIMDQFAVGMGQKDAAILLNTNTLDYEIVPVILEDASIVIMNTNKRRGLIDSAYNTRREECDAAFRIIKEYYDVQFICDLSMKQLLAIQTAFADDVIWRRAKHAVSENERTLEATSVLKAGNINRFGELMNESHVSLRDDYEVTGLELDTLVEKAWRVPGTIGARVTGAGFGGCAIAIVPNDAIAAFKDQVGEHYRSVVGYDATFHVATIGQGVHRLD, translated from the coding sequence ATGAAGTATGCTGACTTAAATGCTGCTTTCGAAACAGTTTTCGAAAGCCAACCCAGTGCAACGTATTTCGCACCGGGGCGAATCAATTTGATTGGGGAACATATTGATTATAACGGTGGTCACGTATTCCCATGCGCAATCACATTTGGGACGTATGCACTGATACGAAAACGTGATGATCAAATCTGTAACTTTTATTCAATGAATTTTGAATCATTAGGGGTTATAAGTGTATCTTTAGATGCAATATCCTATGATGAAACGGATGATTGGGTTAATTATCCCAAAGGGGTGATTAAAATGTTAGCAGACACTGGACATCCCATTGAATCGGGGTTTGATGTACTCTATTACGGAAACATTCCCAATGGTGCAGGATTATCAAGCAGCGCTTCCCTAGAAGTGCTGACCGCAACCTTTATCAATGAAATGTATCAATTGGGTGTATCGCGTCTGGACACGATAAAATTATCCCAGCGCGCCGAGAATGAGTTCGTTGGTGTTAATTCTGGAATTATGGATCAATTTGCAGTCGGGATGGGTCAAAAAGATGCAGCAATCCTATTGAATACAAACACACTCGATTATGAGATTGTTCCCGTAATTCTAGAAGATGCATCAATTGTAATTATGAATACAAATAAGCGTCGCGGATTGATTGATTCTGCTTACAACACACGGCGGGAAGAATGCGATGCGGCATTCCGTATTATCAAAGAATACTATGATGTTCAATTTATTTGTGACCTTTCAATGAAGCAATTACTTGCGATTCAAACTGCTTTTGCAGATGATGTTATTTGGCGTCGTGCGAAGCATGCTGTGAGTGAAAATGAGCGAACACTTGAAGCAACCTCAGTCTTAAAGGCAGGGAATATCAACCGATTTGGGGAACTCATGAACGAAAGCCATGTTTCGTTACGTGATGATTATGAGGTAACAGGCTTGGAACTTGACACCTTGGTTGAGAAAGCATGGCGTGTCCCTGGAACAATTGGGGCACGTGTAACCGGTGCAGGTTTTGGGGGATGTGCCATTGCGATTGTACCAAACGATGCTATTGCGGCATTTAAAGACCAAGTCGGTGAACATTATCGTAGCGTTGTTGGTTATGATGCTACGTTCCATGTTGCGACAATTGGACAAGGAGTGCATCGTCTTGATTGA
- a CDS encoding aldose epimerase, whose amino-acid sequence MIEAKRMETVTLNNGIIEAVFLNYGATVISLRFLPLNRNLIVSYKNLEAYKENPVYLGSTVGPLAGRMSGPSIMSAGTEHLLSKHQNGEHLHGGIHGTTHQYFDTTTANNSVLFHGTFDHREDGYPGKVTYEIGYRLDGNTLVMTQTASPEYPMPLNLTNHMYFNLAGSDCLDDHWLKIDSDKVAEVGEDKVNSGVMLSVDATVFDFRTLQKLSEILKASHEQFAITGHIDHAFLFNSKHHLTLKCDDMAMTLTTTCPAVQIYLANYFDASFTNQNGTYAQNHSAIALEPQHIPNEWNYDQTYQNYTSKRGYRETTHYTFTALKNQNP is encoded by the coding sequence TTGATTGAAGCTAAAAGGATGGAAACAGTGACGCTCAATAATGGTATTATTGAGGCAGTTTTTCTAAATTATGGCGCAACGGTTATTTCGTTGCGCTTTCTCCCTTTGAACCGCAATTTGATTGTATCTTACAAAAATCTTGAAGCATATAAAGAAAATCCTGTTTATCTTGGGAGTACTGTGGGTCCTTTAGCGGGTCGCATGAGCGGCCCAAGTATCATGAGTGCTGGAACAGAACATCTGTTATCAAAGCACCAGAACGGTGAACATTTACACGGGGGAATTCATGGAACTACACATCAATATTTTGACACCACTACTGCAAATAATAGTGTTTTATTTCATGGAACCTTTGACCATCGCGAGGACGGCTATCCTGGCAAGGTAACTTATGAAATCGGTTATCGGTTGGATGGAAATACCTTAGTGATGACGCAGACAGCCAGTCCCGAATACCCAATGCCGCTCAATCTTACCAACCATATGTATTTTAATCTTGCAGGGAGTGATTGTTTGGATGATCATTGGCTCAAGATTGATTCGGATAAGGTTGCTGAAGTAGGGGAAGATAAGGTTAATTCTGGAGTGATGCTTTCTGTGGATGCAACCGTTTTTGACTTTAGGACTTTACAAAAACTAAGTGAAATTCTAAAAGCAAGTCATGAGCAATTTGCAATCACAGGTCATATCGATCATGCGTTCCTGTTTAACTCAAAGCATCACCTCACACTCAAGTGTGATGATATGGCGATGACACTGACAACGACATGTCCAGCCGTACAGATATATCTTGCCAACTATTTTGATGCATCATTTACAAATCAAAATGGTACATACGCACAGAATCACAGTGCAATTGCACTGGAACCCCAGCATATTCCCAATGAATGGAACTATGATCAAACATATCAAAATTACACTTCAAAACGCGGATATCGTGAAACGACGCATTACACGTTCACGGCACTAAAAAACCAAAATCCTTAG
- a CDS encoding TrmB family transcriptional regulator: MIEQLKAIGLTEIEAKCYLALYETPNQTGYEVAKTIGVSRSNVYASLASLHKKGCCVVTEGKTTTYTAVSIDDVLEKLSQEFKQSARALKRQLRRRKRDTFNFFTTTGDDAIQMVIQRSIAHANASVIADVWPQDLPIILPYLEEAQERGVKVVLITFNPITTTLHNVVVDTKGRAAKALSDFSILCDYEKAIVGSLDESVVASAVETRHPAIVKKVISEYQHDLIITQLSHDFADEIKTRYNGDLQTIVDAFESKLK; the protein is encoded by the coding sequence ATGATTGAACAACTTAAAGCTATAGGATTAACCGAGATTGAAGCAAAATGCTATCTCGCCCTTTATGAAACCCCAAACCAAACAGGGTATGAAGTTGCAAAGACAATTGGCGTCTCACGATCTAATGTCTATGCATCACTGGCTTCATTGCATAAGAAAGGTTGTTGTGTTGTTACAGAAGGCAAGACAACAACCTATACCGCTGTCTCTATTGATGATGTCTTGGAAAAGCTAAGTCAAGAATTTAAGCAATCTGCGCGCGCTTTAAAGCGTCAACTACGGCGACGCAAACGCGATACCTTCAACTTCTTCACAACAACCGGGGATGATGCGATTCAAATGGTCATTCAGCGTTCAATTGCACACGCTAACGCAAGTGTTATTGCCGATGTATGGCCTCAAGATCTACCAATTATTTTACCCTACTTGGAAGAAGCACAAGAACGTGGGGTTAAGGTTGTTCTGATTACATTTAACCCCATTACAACGACACTTCATAATGTAGTGGTTGATACTAAGGGACGGGCCGCTAAGGCGCTCAGTGACTTTTCAATTCTATGCGATTATGAAAAAGCAATTGTTGGAAGTTTGGATGAATCCGTGGTTGCATCAGCCGTCGAAACACGCCACCCGGCAATTGTGAAGAAAGTCATTTCTGAGTACCAACACGATCTTATAATTACACAATTAAGTCACGACTTTGCAGATGAAATCAAAACGCGATACAACGGTGACTTACAAACCATTGTTGACGCATTCGAGTCAAAATTAAAATAA
- a CDS encoding ABC transporter ATP-binding protein, protein MKTTKNMINYTYKRARKYSFPIVIAIGLLLFVALIQFQIPQITQTIIDKVIPNKDFSALVTQLIMLGGFTLLMSVADYFSTILISRASQKTVGDLRNELYQHVLSLDFEFFEDQKTGDIMDRLNSDIGALQGLISTSTFSILGNIITFVWVFVFILINDWRLILLISVTFPLLYLTNRFFNRRIKGAFRKVRQSSSKITHHLQTTLTIIPLIKNFVTEDFEAKRFRTFTLENDALQEKATELQALHSPSISLIDTLGKIIVLGYGATMVMNGSMTVGIVVTYLSYLNLLQRPMKTFSSMVNRFQQASVSFERIQELLQVNPKILNNDKAYEVSSEKNDIAFNDVFFQYEEAQPVLSDISFTIPSGKVTALVGSSGSGKTTITKLLTRLYEADFGQILINDTNIKDYSIGSLRSHIGVVSQDVDLIDGTIRDNITYGAIDVSDAALTQAAQSANILTFIKGLPHGFDTQVGERGMKLSGGQKQRIALARVFLKNAPILILDEATASLDNESERYIQASLDTLIATKTSLVIAHRLSTIQNADTILVLENGRIVEQGTHLELLELSQRYSEIYNAQFK, encoded by the coding sequence ATGAAGACTACAAAAAACATGATTAACTACACCTATAAAAGAGCACGCAAATACAGTTTCCCGATTGTAATTGCCATCGGACTCCTCTTATTTGTTGCCTTAATTCAATTTCAAATTCCACAAATAACCCAAACGATTATCGATAAAGTTATTCCCAACAAGGACTTTAGTGCCTTAGTTACACAACTAATTATGCTTGGAGGTTTTACACTCCTTATGTCTGTCGCTGATTATTTTTCTACCATTCTCATTAGCCGAGCCAGCCAAAAGACCGTTGGTGACTTACGCAACGAACTCTACCAACATGTCTTGAGTCTTGACTTCGAATTCTTTGAAGATCAAAAGACCGGAGACATAATGGACCGACTCAACAGCGATATTGGTGCATTGCAAGGTTTAATATCAACGAGCACCTTTTCTATTCTTGGTAACATCATCACATTTGTATGGGTATTCGTATTCATTCTAATAAATGATTGGCGCTTGATCTTATTAATCAGTGTTACATTCCCCCTTCTCTACCTTACCAACCGCTTCTTTAATCGTCGTATTAAAGGTGCATTTCGCAAAGTACGACAATCTTCTTCAAAGATTACCCACCACTTGCAAACAACACTCACAATTATTCCTTTGATAAAAAACTTTGTCACTGAAGACTTTGAGGCCAAACGCTTTCGAACATTCACTTTAGAAAATGATGCACTGCAGGAAAAAGCAACGGAACTTCAAGCGTTGCACAGTCCATCCATTTCATTAATTGATACATTGGGAAAAATCATTGTGCTGGGTTATGGAGCAACTATGGTTATGAATGGCAGCATGACTGTTGGGATTGTTGTGACATACCTGTCTTACCTCAACCTGTTACAGCGTCCAATGAAGACATTCAGTTCAATGGTGAATCGTTTCCAACAAGCTTCCGTCTCATTTGAACGGATTCAAGAATTACTCCAAGTGAATCCAAAAATACTGAATAATGACAAGGCATATGAAGTTTCTTCAGAAAAGAACGATATCGCCTTCAACGATGTGTTCTTCCAATACGAAGAAGCACAACCTGTTCTTTCAGATATTTCATTTACCATTCCATCGGGAAAAGTCACTGCACTGGTCGGATCCTCGGGTTCTGGGAAAACAACCATCACCAAATTATTAACCCGACTTTACGAAGCCGACTTTGGTCAAATACTCATTAATGACACCAACATCAAAGATTACAGCATCGGCTCACTCCGCTCCCACATTGGCGTTGTCAGTCAAGATGTTGACCTCATTGACGGCACAATCCGCGATAACATCACCTATGGAGCCATTGATGTCAGTGACGCTGCATTAACTCAAGCTGCACAGAGCGCGAATATTCTGACCTTCATCAAGGGACTCCCACACGGTTTCGATACACAGGTTGGTGAGCGTGGTATGAAACTATCCGGCGGGCAAAAACAACGCATTGCCTTGGCGCGCGTATTCTTAAAAAATGCACCAATCCTTATCCTTGATGAAGCCACTGCCTCATTGGATAACGAATCCGAACGCTACATCCAAGCTTCCCTCGATACCCTTATCGCAACCAAAACGAGTCTTGTGATTGCACACCGTCTCTCTACAATTCAAAATGCTGATACAATTTTAGTCCTGGAAAATGGTAGAATAGTAGAACAAGGAACCCATCTTGAACTCTTAGAACTGTCACAACGCTATTCTGAGATTTACAATGCCCAATTTAAATAA
- a CDS encoding RNA polymerase sigma factor translates to MNETLFTEMVELHTDAIYRFCVLYVKNHHDAQDCTQDTFIKLYKQKIDNRDHIKNWLYVVARRECLQLLRFSWRKTIIDDDLIAQFSMHENKDDFSLILSCPQKYREVLYLYYYEDYSQAEIAQLLNLSIDAVKKRMVRGRDYLKETLEGVETHEG, encoded by the coding sequence ATGAATGAAACACTCTTCACCGAAATGGTGGAACTCCATACAGATGCAATCTATCGTTTTTGTGTACTCTATGTAAAGAACCATCACGATGCACAAGATTGCACACAGGATACCTTTATTAAACTGTACAAACAAAAGATTGATAACCGTGATCACATCAAAAATTGGCTCTATGTTGTCGCACGGCGCGAATGCCTTCAACTCTTACGCTTTAGTTGGCGCAAGACAATCATTGATGATGACTTGATTGCACAGTTTTCGATGCATGAAAATAAGGATGATTTTTCACTTATTCTAAGCTGCCCACAAAAATACCGCGAAGTTCTGTATCTCTATTACTATGAAGATTATTCACAAGCGGAGATTGCACAACTTTTGAATCTATCAATTGATGCTGTAAAAAAGCGCATGGTACGGGGACGCGACTATCTCAAAGAAACATTGGAAGGAGTTGAAACACATGAAGGATAA
- a CDS encoding CoA-binding protein: MNNPYDVLLSNKNYAVIGLTNDQTKFSNRIHELLKNKGKRSFGVHPTLGTLGDEVVYDSIEAIDHDIDVAVFVVNPTIGYDYLDAVKAKGIHTIWLQPGTVSDALVKKANDIGLNVVEDCVLAVYARNESK, translated from the coding sequence ATGAATAATCCATATGATGTACTTTTAAGTAATAAGAACTATGCTGTTATTGGTTTAACAAACGATCAAACCAAATTCTCAAATCGCATTCATGAACTTTTAAAGAACAAAGGAAAACGTTCATTTGGAGTTCATCCTACGTTGGGAACATTGGGTGATGAAGTTGTCTACGATTCCATTGAAGCAATTGACCACGATATTGACGTTGCAGTATTTGTTGTCAACCCAACCATTGGTTATGATTATCTCGATGCCGTTAAAGCAAAAGGCATCCATACAATCTGGTTACAACCTGGAACTGTAAGCGACGCGTTAGTTAAAAAAGCGAATGACATTGGATTGAATGTTGTCGAAGACTGTGTCCTTGCTGTATATGCCCGAAACGAATCAAAATAG
- a CDS encoding alpha/beta hydrolase, producing the protein MIEHVFFDNGSDKTLVLFHGTGGDETVLLPVARMVAPTMNHLSLRGDVVVNGMRRFCKVSNETQLMDEQDMLDRVPNLLDVVNTLKKQYNLGEMWALGFSNGANTIEAMLLEVETPFEKAILLRPMNMEIATRELPLKDMTILIHSGRFDDIIPFEGALALEQRLQANGADVTHKIYDLDHRMRQFELDDIKQWFEKELENE; encoded by the coding sequence ATGATAGAACATGTATTTTTTGATAACGGAAGTGACAAAACCCTAGTCCTTTTTCACGGTACGGGTGGTGATGAGACGGTGCTTTTACCAGTAGCCCGGATGGTCGCACCTACAATGAATCATCTTTCATTACGCGGTGATGTTGTCGTCAATGGCATGCGTCGCTTTTGCAAAGTTTCCAATGAAACACAGCTCATGGATGAGCAAGATATGTTGGATCGTGTTCCAAACTTACTTGACGTTGTGAACACCTTAAAAAAACAATACAACCTCGGTGAAATGTGGGCCTTAGGGTTCTCAAATGGTGCAAACACCATTGAAGCAATGCTTTTAGAAGTTGAAACACCTTTTGAAAAAGCAATTTTACTCAGACCGATGAATATGGAGATTGCGACACGTGAACTTCCTTTGAAAGATATGACCATCCTTATCCACTCCGGACGTTTTGATGATATAATTCCATTTGAGGGAGCTTTGGCACTTGAGCAACGTTTGCAAGCCAACGGTGCAGATGTAACGCACAAGATATACGATCTCGATCATCGCATGCGTCAATTCGAACTCGACGATATCAAACAATGGTTTGAAAAGGAGCTAGAAAATGAATAA
- a CDS encoding ring-cleaving dioxygenase produces MKTISGYHHITNVTSNAQANYDFYTKVMGMRLLKKTVNQDDVTAYHTFFGDENASAGNDITFFDFPNTRKTIRGTNAVTSIGLRVPSDAALTYWQTRFEEFGVPHQPIDTLFGTKGLRFEDIDGLRLRLLSDEGNKGGFAPGVANQWSDVPDAYAIVGLGTVEVTVRHIETQEQFLVDMLGFKNVGMEDGITRFETADGGNSSSIHVIIDQRSQDELPGYGSVHHIALRVEDRVQLDMRAEQMRKNMYPNSGFVERHYFQSLYTRVGRILFEFATDTPGFTVDEPLETLGEKLSLPPFLEDQRLEIEETVSPFNTKRVNYRK; encoded by the coding sequence ATGAAAACAATATCCGGTTATCACCACATAACAAATGTAACAAGCAATGCACAGGCAAACTATGATTTTTATACCAAAGTCATGGGAATGCGACTCTTAAAGAAAACTGTCAACCAAGATGACGTCACCGCCTACCATACTTTCTTTGGTGATGAAAACGCATCAGCGGGAAATGATATCACATTTTTTGACTTCCCGAATACACGAAAAACAATTCGCGGCACCAATGCCGTCACATCAATTGGTTTACGGGTTCCAAGCGACGCTGCATTAACCTATTGGCAAACTCGTTTTGAAGAATTTGGAGTGCCTCATCAACCCATTGATACGTTATTTGGTACCAAAGGACTCCGCTTTGAAGACATTGACGGTTTGCGTCTGCGTTTGCTTTCAGATGAAGGCAACAAAGGTGGCTTTGCGCCGGGAGTGGCAAACCAATGGAGTGATGTTCCCGATGCATATGCAATTGTTGGCCTGGGTACTGTAGAAGTAACAGTACGTCATATTGAAACACAAGAACAATTCCTTGTAGATATGCTTGGATTTAAGAATGTCGGCATGGAAGATGGCATCACACGCTTTGAAACCGCTGATGGTGGAAACTCATCATCCATCCATGTAATTATTGATCAAAGGTCTCAAGATGAACTGCCAGGATACGGAAGCGTGCACCATATTGCACTTCGCGTTGAAGACCGTGTACAATTAGATATGCGCGCGGAACAGATGCGTAAGAACATGTATCCAAACTCTGGTTTTGTGGAACGTCACTACTTTCAATCATTGTATACACGGGTCGGACGCATACTCTTTGAATTTGCAACCGATACCCCCGGTTTCACAGTAGACGAACCACTCGAGACTCTGGGTGAGAAATTAAGTCTTCCACCATTTCTCGAAGATCAACGCTTAGAGATTGAAGAAACAGTCAGTCCTTTTAATACCAAACGCGTAAACTATAGAAAGTAA
- the nrdI gene encoding class Ib ribonucleoside-diphosphate reductase assembly flavoprotein NrdI produces MLVVFDSLTGQGERFASRLNEDTINILDYNGEDDELFLVTRSWDFGKVTDEAIEFLDQYANKVVGMAVSGNRNWGTNYGAAGDKIHAQYGVKLVLKFEGSGFSKDVEYVQDWIHNYKEGNV; encoded by the coding sequence ATGCTCGTTGTTTTTGATAGCCTAACGGGTCAAGGGGAAAGATTTGCGTCACGTTTAAACGAAGATACAATAAATATTCTTGATTATAATGGTGAAGATGACGAATTGTTTTTAGTAACACGATCATGGGATTTTGGAAAAGTCACAGACGAAGCCATAGAATTTCTTGATCAGTATGCCAACAAAGTTGTTGGAATGGCTGTTAGCGGAAATCGCAATTGGGGTACCAATTATGGTGCAGCAGGAGATAAAATTCACGCACAATATGGCGTGAAACTCGTGCTAAAGTTCGAAGGATCGGGCTTTAGTAAGGACGTTGAATACGTTCAAGACTGGATTCATAATTATAAGGAGGGAAATGTATGA
- the nrdE gene encoding class 1b ribonucleoside-diphosphate reductase subunit alpha, translating to MTVQSKSNQIPEWVILNNQILDGDGNIKDLNKDKEAVRSYFLNYVNKHTQFFHSLEEKIDYMLENEYYEREFFEKYSFDQVKAIYDLAYAAKFRFPTYMGAFKFYNDYAMKSNDERRVFLERYEDRLSVIALYHADGDFELAQRLIKSLIAQDFTPATPTLLNTGKKKRGEFVSCFLLEVDDSLNDIARVQEFAMQLSKLGGGVSINLTNLRAKSETIKDIPGVAKGVVGVAKLLDNAFRYADQMGQRQGAGAVYLNVFHSDIEDFLSTKKLNADDDVRVKTLSMGVVMPDKMVELAREDKDMYVFYPHTVQKEYGLNFADIAIDMDKWYDKLVDNPKVRKRKINPRKLFDMIAQLQGESGYPYIMYADNVNKENPLADPIKFSNLCTEILQPSIVSSYADYNDRENDQIGLDISCNLASGHMGNMIKNNTIQETVYAAMEIMNSVSNKTNIAHVPAVARANNIMRSVGFGIMGHHGFIAENYIAYGSPEDIDLIDVFFSLINFYSLKHSMEKAKETGLRFYGFERSKYADGSYFEDRGPVLPTLDVVKEILADVVIPTQEEWTQLKDDVMTFGLYNSNRLAVAPNGSIAYVMSATPSLTPIKQIVEERTYGNSKTYFPMPASDVAGFMYESAYAMDNYKVIDVIATAQKHVDQGISFELCIQSDETTRNLQKYYLYAHYQGIKTLYYTRTQKLRIEECESCAV from the coding sequence ATGACAGTACAATCAAAATCAAATCAAATACCTGAGTGGGTAATTCTAAATAATCAAATCCTAGATGGCGATGGAAACATCAAAGATCTTAATAAAGATAAGGAAGCTGTGCGTTCTTATTTCTTAAACTACGTAAATAAACACACACAATTCTTCCATTCATTGGAAGAGAAAATCGATTATATGTTGGAAAATGAATATTATGAGCGCGAGTTCTTTGAAAAATATTCATTTGATCAAGTTAAGGCCATTTATGACCTTGCATATGCTGCGAAATTCCGTTTCCCAACATACATGGGGGCATTCAAGTTCTACAATGACTATGCAATGAAGTCCAACGATGAACGTCGTGTATTCTTGGAACGCTATGAAGATCGTTTATCAGTAATTGCACTTTATCATGCCGATGGTGATTTTGAGCTTGCCCAACGTTTGATCAAGTCGTTGATAGCACAAGATTTTACACCTGCTACACCAACATTACTTAATACTGGAAAGAAAAAACGCGGTGAGTTTGTGTCATGTTTCCTCCTCGAGGTCGATGACTCATTGAATGATATTGCGCGTGTTCAAGAATTTGCAATGCAACTTTCGAAATTAGGTGGTGGTGTTTCTATTAACCTTACGAACCTTCGTGCTAAGAGTGAAACAATCAAAGATATACCCGGTGTTGCTAAAGGTGTTGTTGGGGTTGCGAAGCTTCTTGATAATGCGTTCCGTTATGCGGATCAAATGGGACAACGTCAAGGTGCCGGTGCTGTATATTTGAATGTGTTCCACAGTGATATTGAAGACTTCTTGTCGACAAAGAAACTGAATGCGGATGATGATGTTCGTGTTAAAACATTATCAATGGGTGTTGTTATGCCCGATAAGATGGTTGAGTTGGCACGTGAAGATAAAGATATGTACGTATTCTATCCACACACAGTTCAAAAAGAATATGGATTGAATTTCGCAGATATCGCAATTGACATGGACAAATGGTATGACAAACTTGTTGATAATCCTAAAGTTCGCAAACGTAAAATTAATCCACGTAAACTCTTTGATATGATTGCTCAACTTCAAGGGGAATCGGGTTACCCATACATTATGTATGCAGACAACGTAAACAAAGAAAATCCTCTTGCAGATCCAATTAAGTTCTCAAACTTGTGTACTGAAATTCTTCAACCATCAATCGTCTCCAGTTATGCAGACTACAACGATCGTGAGAATGATCAAATTGGTTTGGATATTTCATGTAACCTTGCTAGTGGTCATATGGGAAATATGATCAAAAATAATACAATTCAAGAAACTGTATACGCTGCTATGGAAATCATGAACTCTGTTTCAAACAAAACAAACATTGCTCATGTTCCAGCAGTTGCCCGTGCAAACAATATTATGCGCTCAGTTGGTTTTGGTATCATGGGTCACCATGGCTTCATTGCTGAGAACTATATTGCATATGGAAGTCCTGAAGATATTGATTTAATTGATGTATTCTTTAGCTTAATTAACTTCTACAGCTTGAAACATTCAATGGAAAAAGCAAAAGAAACAGGATTGCGCTTCTATGGCTTTGAACGTTCGAAATATGCTGATGGATCATACTTTGAGGACCGTGGTCCTGTACTTCCAACACTAGATGTTGTGAAAGAGATTCTTGCCGATGTTGTGATTCCAACCCAAGAAGAATGGACACAATTAAAAGATGATGTGATGACTTTTGGTCTTTACAACTCTAACCGCCTTGCAGTTGCTCCAAATGGTTCGATTGCTTATGTTATGAGTGCAACACCATCGTTAACACCTATCAAGCAAATTGTTGAAGAACGTACCTATGGAAACTCAAAAACATATTTCCCAATGCCAGCATCGGATGTTGCAGGATTTATGTATGAATCAGCCTACGCAATGGATAATTACAAAGTTATCGATGTCATTGCGACAGCGCAAAAACATGTTGACCAAGGAATTTCATTTGAACTTTGCATTCAATCCGATGAAACAACACGTAACTTACAAAAATACTATCTCTACGCACACTACCAAGGGATAAAGACACTATACTACACACGTACACAAAAACTTCGTATTGAAGAGTGCGAAAGCTGTGCGGTTTAA